The window TTTTAAACGGGAGGGTTATCTTGGAACTATTTAATGTATTGACGGTACAGCAGGCGCGGCAAACCCTGTCCAAGCATGTTATTCGCCGTGAAGAGGAAACCGTTCCCCTGTTGGAGGGATTAAACCGGGTGTTATCCCGGGATATCGTATCTTTGGAGGAGGTTCCCGGCTTTGACCGGTCCACTATGGACGGCTATGCGGTCCGAGCCCGGGATATCTTTGGCGCCGCCGAATCCCTGCCTGCCTATGTGAACATTGCCGGTGAAGTTATTATGGGCAGGGAAGCCGCCGGGTTCCTGGAACCGGGCCAAGCCTGGGCCATTCCAACCGGGGGCATGCTCCCGGCCGGAGCGGATGCCGTGGTAATGGTGGAATATACGGAAGAGCTGGATGAAAAGACCATTGGTATTACCAGGCCGGTTGCTCCCGGAGAAAATGTCGTACGCCGGGGGGAAGACGTCATGGCGGGTTTGACCATCCTGACAGCGGGACACCGCCTGCGCCCTCAGGATTTGGGCCTGCTGGCGGCAGTGGGTGTAACCCGGGTTCCGGTTCTGATGCCCCTGAAGGTGGGCATTCTTTCCACCGGCGATGAACTGACGGAACCAAACCAACCGGTGCCTCCGGGGAAAGTCAGGGATATCAATTCCTATGCCTTGTACGGACAGGTTCTGGAAGCTGGGGGAATGCCCAGGCTTTACGGCATTGTTGAAGATGATTTTGACACCTTGCGGAATACCATGGTTCAGGCCCTGGCGGAAAACGATATGATCCTGATCTCCGGGGGCAGTTCCGTAGGAACCCGGGATGTAACGGCCCGGGTTATTGATACCCTTGGTAAACCGGGAGTGCTGTTCCATGGTATGGCCATTAAACCCGGCAAGCCTTCCATCGGCGCCATGGTGGACGGTAAGGCTGTTTTTGGGCTGCCGGGTCATCCGGTTTCGGCTATGGTAGTTTTCAACCTGCTGGCACGGCCATTCATTGAATCCCTGGATATTTCCGGGGATCTCAGAAAATTCCCCCTGCGGGCTGTGATGACCCGTAATGTACATTCGGCCACCGGAAGGGATGACTTCCTGCGGGTGGTTCTACGCCGGGGAGAGGACGGAACCCTACTGGCCGAGCCTGTCCTGGGCAAGTCAGGTCTAATCAGCACCATGGTCAAGGCGGACGGTGTGGCTCATCTGCCCCTGAATAAGGAGGGGGTGGAGGCCGGGGAATGGGTGGATGTGTGGTTGTTCTAGCGGTTCTGCCTTTTAAATTAAAGTTACCATAAATTCTAAAATTAAAGATAGGAGAAGACGTCCATGAGAAATAAAAGAGATGTCTACCTGGACAATCGTCCCTGGGAAGAGGCCCTGGAGGGCTGGCTTCATCACCTACAAACCAAAGGGGCTCTGAGCCCGGGGCCGCCGGAGATTCTGGCCACCGAGCAAGCCCTGGGACGGGTCACGGCGGAGCCGATTTTTGCCGTGAACTCTTCCCCCCATTATCATGCTTCGGCCATGGACGGGATTGCGGTGGACTCATCCCTGACCTTTGGTGCTTCCGATGCCATGCCCAAACAGATCCGGTTGGGAGAAAAGGCTCAGGTGGTGGATACCGGCGATCCAATCCCCGCAGGCTGCGATGCGGTAATCATGATTGAAGATGTCCACTTTGTGGAAGACGAAGCCTTTGAAATTACTTCTGCTGCGGCTCCCTGGCAACATGTGCGTGCCATTGGGGAAGACGTGGTGGCCACCGAGATGATTTTACCCGCGAACCACACCCTGCGTCCGGTGGATATTGGCGGTATTTTGGCCGGCGGAGTGGGAACCGTTGCGGTTCATCCCAGACCCAGGGTGGCGCTGCTTCCCACCGGAACCGAGCTGGTGCAGCCGGGGTCCCAGTTAAAACCGGGGGATATCGTGGAATACAATACCCGGGTGTTGGGGGCCATGGTGCAGACCTGGGGCGGTGAACCTCTCCGGCGGTCCATTACGATGGATCAGTGGGACCAACTGAAGGCCACCATTACCAGCGCCCTGGAGGAAGTGGACGTGGTGGTGGTCAATGCCGGCTCCTCGGCCGGAAGGGAAGATTTTACCGCGGCGTTGATCCGTGAATTGGGTACGGTTTTAACCCACGGGGTAGCCATTAAGCCCGGCAAACCGGTGATCCTGGGAGAAATTAAAGGCAAGCCGGTCATCGGTATTCCAGGTTACCCGGTTTCTGCGGCCCTGACCATGGAACTGTTTGTTAAACCGGTTATTTATAAAAAACTAGGCTCGGTTCCACCGGCTACTCCAACCGCCGATGCCATTATCTCCCGTAAAATGCCCTCTCCCATGGGCGTGGAAGAATTCATTCGGGTTAAACTGGGTCAAGTAGGGGACAAATTTGTTGCCACACCCATTTCCCGCGGGGCCGGCATTATCATGTCTATGGTCCGGGCTGACGGCATGCTGCGGGTTCCCCGGCCTTCCGAGGGATTTCGGGCAGGAGAAACGGTAAAGATTGAACTGATGCGCTCCCTGGAAGAAGTGAGCCAGACCACCGTGGTTATCGGAAGCCACGATATGGCCCTGGACATTTTAGCCAACCACCTGCGCAGGAGTTTTCCGGAGGCCAGTCTTTCCAGTGCCAATGTAGGGAGCCTGGGGGGACTGAATGCCATTAAACGGGGAGAATGCCACTGCGCCGGCACGCATCTGCTGGATGAGGAAACCGGTGATTACAACATCTCTTATATTCAAAAGCTGCTGGGAGATCGCCCGGTGGTGCTGGTAAATCTGGTTTACCGGCAACAGGGTTTAATGGTGGCCAAGGGCAATCCTCTGGGAATTGGCGGACTGGAAGATCTGGTCCGGGAAGGAGTCCGCTTTATCAACCGGCAGAGAGGTGCCGGTACCAGGATATTGCTGGATTTCCGTTTAAAACAACTGGGCATAAACCCGGACAGCATCTATGGTTATAACCGGGAGGAATATACTCATATGGCGGTTGCCGCCGCTGTAGCCAGCGGAGCGGCTGATGCCGGTCTGGGTATTTTAGCGGCGGCCAATGCCCTGGAATTGGATTTTGTTCCGGTGGTGGAGGAACGTTATGACCTTTGTATTCCGGGAGAGTACTGGGATACCCCTTACATCACTCGGCTGTTGGAAGTTATTGACACACCGGAATTCCGGCAGCAGGTGGAGAAATTGGGCGGGTATGATCTAAGAGATTGCGGCGGCGTGATGTACCGGCAGGGAATCTAGGTGAATTTATGAAAAAGGAGCCTGGAGAATTTCTAAACAAGCCCCCGCTGGAACTTTTTGAACCGGGCTGCAAGGTCTGGCTGGAGCGGGGAGGCACCAATTTTGGTGACGGGTTGTATTACCTGCTCACCTATGTCCAAGAGTACGGCTCCATTTCCCGGTCAGCCAGAGAGATGGGCATGTCCTACCGGGCCGCCTGGGGTAAAATTAAGCGTGCGGAAAAAAACTGGGGCATTCAACTGGTGGCCACCCAGGTAGGCGGGGATACCGGCGGGGGAGCCAGCCTTACGGAAGTTGGTCAAAAGCTGGTGGTCTCCTTTGGAAATTTCCGGACGGAGATGGAAAGGGCCGTTAAAAGGATTTTTAAAGAAAGCTTTCATTAGGAATATTTCCTTTTGCGTTGAACCTAAAAGAGGGTGAGGAAAACCTCACCCTGCTGAGAAAATTTTTAGAAAAGAACAGGCAAAGAGAACCGAAGGCAGCCCGATCAGCCTAAAATGCGCTCCGGATAGGTGTATACATTCATCCGCTCCCCCTTGGCGAAACCAACGATGGTGATACCCAGTTTTTCAGCCATTTCAATTCCCAGGTCGGTGGGGGCGGAGCGGGAAATGATAACCGGCAGGCCCATTTTGCCTACCTTGATAACAATTTCAGAAGAAACCCTGCCGCTGAAGACCAGAATTTTGTCCTCCAGAGAGATGCCGTTCAAGAAAGCCCGGCCAAAGATTTTGTCTACGGCATTGTGCCGACCCACGTCTTCATAAAACAAAATCACTTCGGTGGGAGCGCAAAGGGCAGCATTGTGAACCCCGCCGGTTTGTTGGAATAAAACGGACATTTCTTCCAGACGGTCGGATAAATTCCAAACCTGTCCGGGAGTTACCAAAAGCGGAGTGGTGATCTTGTTCATGCTCTTGGCATCATTCACAAAATAAAAAACCGGACGCCCCCTGCCGCAGCAGGAAGTAATGTTTCTTTTAAGAAATTTTTTTTCCGATTCGCCTTCCAAAGCTTCAATATGAACGGTTCCATTCTCGTAATCAATTTGAATATTGTTGAGATCCTCCGGACTCTGAAGCAGTCCTTCGGAGCAAAGAAAGCCTACGGCCAGTTCTTCCAAACCTTCCGGGGAACAAACCATGGTCACAAACTCCCTGCCGTTGAGGAACAGGGTTACGGGAACTTCGCGAACAATAGGATCTTCGGTATGAAGGATTTTATCCCCTTTGATTTTAACGATATTTATGGATGTTCTGTTAATCTGCCAGGTCATTTCCCAGCCTCCTTATAAAATATCGCAATATTTATTTTATTGTATCTTAACCGGAGGCTGTTGTGAAGGCCGGCAAAATCCTTGGAGGTGAAAGCATGTATAAAATAGGTATTGTAACCATGAGCGACAAGGGGGCCCGGGGAGAACGGGAGGATACCAGCGGCGCCGCCATTAAAGAGCTGGTGGCGGGTCTTGGCCGGGTGGAGCAATACCGGGTGGTACCCGATGATCCGGAAGTGATAAAGAATACTTTGATTGAATTTGCCGACCAACATGCCCTGGATCTTATTTTAACCACCGGTGGAACCGGGCTGGGGCCAAGGGATAACACCCCCGAAGCCACCCTGGCCGTCATCCACCGGCAGGTGCCGGGATTGGCGGAAGCCATCCGGGCGGAAAGTCTGAAAAAAACGCCCAAGGCCATGCTGTCCAGAGCAATCAGCGGTATCCGGGGCAAAACCTTAATTATTAACCTGCCCGGCAGTGTAAAGGGGGTAAGGGAATGCCTGGAGGTGGTTCTGCCGGTGCTGCCCCATGGTTTGGAGATCCTTACCGGACGGGGTGGCGAGTGTGGTTCCGGCTAAATGAAAAAATTTTTAAAAATTGCATAAAATAACCAGGTATAGGTTAAGATATCTTGTGGGTAAAAAAAATGATAGGGCTGAAAATCTAATATAGAGGGAGAAATTAAAAGATAAATGTACCAAATTAAATTTTTTCTAGGCCATTTTGGTATATTTGCCATTGTAGGTAGTTGCTTTTAATCTTCTCGTTCTATATTATATTAACTGGGTGTTAGCACTCAATATTAATGAGTGCTAACAACACAACCCGCAAATTAAAAAACCTTAATAATTTTAAAGGAGGGTTTTTTGTGATTAAACCATTAGGTGACAGGGTAGTTGTAAAGGCACTGCCCCAGGAAGAAAAAACCAAGAGCGGCATCGTACTGCCGGATACTGCCAAAGAGAAGCCTCAGCAGGGCGAAGTGATTGCCGTAGGTCCCGGCCGCCTGCTGGAAAACGGCCAGCGCGCCACCATTGATCTTAAGGCCGGTGACAAAGTATTCTTCTCCAAATATGCCGGCAACGAGGTTAAAATTGAAGAAGAAGAATTCCTGATCTTAAGAGAGATGGATATTCTGGCTATTGTTGAATAAGTTTATTTTTGTACTTAAAGTTTTGATTATATAAGGAGGTTATTGACCTTGGCTAAAGAAATTATTTTCCGCGAGGATGCCCGCAAGTCACTGGAAAGAGGCGTAAACGCCCTGGCTGAAGCGGTTAAGGTAACCCTTGGCCCTAAAGGCCGCAATGTTGTGTTAGATAAAAAATTTGGTGCACCCACCATCACCAATGACGGTGTAACCATTGCCCGGGAAGTTGAACTGGCTGATAAGTTTGAGAATATGGGCGCCCAACTGGTTAAAGAGGTTGCCACCAAGACCAACGATGTAGCTGGTGACGGCACCACCACCGCCACGGTTTTAGCTCAGGCCATCGTTCGGGAAGGACTGAAAAACGTAGCCGCCGGCGCCAATCCCATGATTATCAAACGGGGCATTGAAGTAGCCGTTGAAAAGGCTGTTGAAGAAATCAAAGCCATGGCAAAGCCCATTGAAAGCAAGGAAGCCATTTCCCAGGTAGCTACCGTTTCCGCCAATGATGATTCCATTGGCAGCCTCATTGCCGAAGCCATGGAAAAAGTAGGCAAAGACGGCGTTATTACCGTTGAGGAATCCCAGGGTATCGGAACAAACCTGGAAGTTGTGGAAGGCATGAACTTTGACCGGGGTTATATTTCCCCTTACATGACCACCGATACCGACAAGATGGAGGCTTCCCTCAGCGATCCTTACATTTTGATTACCGATAAAAAGGTTGCCTCTATTCAGGAAATCCTGCCTATTTTGGAAAAAGTCATTCAGACCGGCAACAAGCCCGTTCTGCTGATTTGCGAAGACCTGGAGGGCGAAGCCTTAGCCACTCTGGTGCTGAACAAACTGCGCGGCACCCTGAATGTTGTTGCGGTTAAAGCTCCCGGTTTCGGCGACCGCCGCAAGGCCATGCTGGAAGATATCGCAACCCTTACCGGCGCTACCGTTATCACCGAAGATATCGGCCTGAAGCTGGATAAAGCCACTCTGGATATGCTGGGTACTGCCCGTCAGATTCGGGTTAAGAAAGAAGAAACCATCATTGTTGGCGGAGGTGGTGACCTGTCCAATATCGAAGGCCGGGTAGCCCAGATTAAAAAGCAAATCGAAGAAACCACCTCTGATTTCGACCGTGAAAAACTGCAGGAGCGTCTGGCTAAACTGGCCGGCGGTGTTGCTGTCATTCAGGTTGGCGCAGCCACCGAGGTTGAAATGAAAGAGAAAAAACTGCGTATCGACGATGCTCTGAACGCAACCCGTGCTGCTGTTGAAGAGGGAATTGTCCCCGGCGGCGGCACTGCCTATATCGATATTATCGGCTCCCTGGACAGCATCGTGCTGGAAGGCGACGCCAAAACCGGTGTGGACATTGTTAAGCGGGCCCTGGAAGAACCCCTGCGCCAAATCGCCAATAACGCCGGCCACGAAGGTTCCGTGGTGGTTGAGAAAGTTAGAGCCACTGCAAAGGGCGTGGGCTTTAACGCTATGAGTGAAGATTACGTGGATATGATTGCCGCAGGGATTGTTGACCCGGCCAAAGTAACCCGGTCTGCTTTACAAAACGCTGCCTCCATCGCAGCCATGATTCTCACCACCGAGACGCTGATTTCCGATAAGCCCGAAGAAAATGCCGCCAATCCTATGGCCGGCATGGGCGGAATGGGTGGCATGGGCGGCATGATGTAAGATCCTCCCGGAATCCTCTGTTGATAGGGGATTATGAGGAGCCCGCTGCCTTAAAAGTAACGAAAAAATAACAATGAGTCTATTAGGGACCTTTCAGAAGTTCGCCGAGCTTTTGAAAGGTCTCTTTCTGTTGGCATTTTTCCATTGGAGAACCAACAAAAAGACCGGGTTTAGAATAATTTATGGATGGCAGGTACTTTTAAAAGCCTTGAACAAAGGAACTTGCAGGAACACGCTCAGGTTTTCTATATTCTGTTATAATATTCCTTATAAGGTAGAATAATTTTAGGGAATGCCTTGGTAAAGGGTCTAAAATAAAAACGGGGGCGGTAAAAATGACCATTTATAATAATATTTTAGAAACCATTGGCGGCACTCCGCTGGTGCGGGTAAACCGGTTGGCTGCGGGGACGGCGGCCGAGGTGCTGGCCAAAGTGGAATTTTTTAATCCCGGGGGAAGTGTCAAGGACCGTATCGGTTACGCTATGATTATGGATGCGCTGGAAAGGGGCGTTATTGACAAGGACAGCGTTCTGGTGGAGCCCACCAGCGGCAATACCGGGGTGGGGCTGGCTCTTACCTGCGCGGCTCTGGGGCTGCGATTAATTTTAACCATGCCGGAGACCATGAGCCAAGAGCGGCGCAGCCTGCTGCAGGCCTACGGGGCGGAGCTGATTCTTACTCCCGGCCGGGAAGGGATGAATGGGGCCATTGCCAGAGCGGAAGAACTGGTAAAAAGTACACCTGGAGCCCTCATGCTGCAGCAGTTTGCCAACCCCGCCAATCCCCGGGCCCATGTGCGGAACACCGCCGTTGAAATCTGGGAGCATACCGGCGGCAAGGTGGATATCTTTGTGGCTGGTGTTGGCACAGGGGGAACCATCACCGGAGTGTCCACCTATATCAAAGAAAGAAAACCTTCCTTTCAGGCCATCGCGGTGGAACCGGCAGAATCCCCGGTCCTTTCCGGAGGACAGCCGGGCAGTCATCCCATTCAGGGGATTGGAGCGGGTTTTGTACCGAAGGTTTTAAACCTCGCGATGATTGATGAAATTTTTCAGGTTAACGGTGAAAAAGCCATGGAAACGGCCAGAAGAGTGGCCCGGGAGGAAGGAATGTTAGTGGGAATTTCCGGAGGGGCGGCCATGTATGCTGCTTTGGAAGTGGCCCGCCGCCCGGAGAATGCCGGGAAAACGGTGGTGGTGCTGTTACCGGATACCGGCGAACGGTACTTGTCCACCCCTTTGTTTAAAGCGGAGCCGGCTCAATAGGAAGGAGGGTAGGGCGGAGCAGTGCAGCGGCGGTCCCGGACATACACGCTGCCAATTTTGGATTTAGCGTACTTTTTGAGCTGAGCGGCCGTTTCCGCCAAACCTTCGGCGGAACAGTGGCTGGCGCACTCTACAATAGCCAGGGAAACCGACACAAAGGGGAACCAGGTTTCCTGTCCCTGCCGGTCCCTGCCGTAAAATCCCCCGATGACCCTGTCTTCGGCGGAATAAAGACTTTTCACCAGCCGGTCAAAATACCGAATGTATTGCTGGCAAAGGTTATCGGCTTTATCCTTATGGGTTAATATCACAAAATCATCGCCTCCAATGTGCCCTATAAAATCCGTGGCTGAGCCAAATTTCCGGACTACACTGGTCAGCAGCCTGGCCGCCAGCAGCAGCAGGCGGTCTCCGTTTTCGAAGCCGTAACGGTCATTATAGGACTTGAAATGATCCAAGTCCATATAGATGCAGACAAACGGGGAGTTTTCCGTAAGACGGTTATTTAATTCTCCTTCTATGGTCAAGTTTCCAGGCAGGCCGGTCAAAGGGTTGGCTCCCTTGGCCACCTCCATCCGGATCTTGGTCATGGTATCCAGCAGGGTTTGCACCGAAACCACTCCGTAAAGGCTGGTGTCCCTGGTAATCACAATATCATCATAAAGCTTGAGCTTGTCCCGGCTCATGGATTGTTGGGAGGCATGCTCAATGGGTACGGAGATGTCCACCACCAGGGGGTCCGGGTCCATGATGGTGGATACCGGCCGCTCAAAATAAAGAGCCACACCGTATTGGGTGCCCAGGTAACGGTCCAGATGATGCCGCATAATGAGGCCAACAGGCCGTTCTCCTTGGGTGATGACCACGCCGCTGATAAGTTGGTTGGCATCCAATATTTTTTTCAACTGCCGCACAGGCGTATGGGCGTTTACCTGTACGGCAGGTTCACTGATATCACCGATGGGGAAGGCTTTTTGCCAGACCCCCGTGGGATTGCGGGAGGCCAGAGAGAGGATTTTCGCTAATGCCTCGGCACGAACCTCCGGCTTGGGAAAAGACGGGCGGGCCAGATAGTACCCCTGGCCGTAGTGCACACCCAGAGTGCGCAAGGTAGTCAACTCCTGATCGGTTTCAATGCCCTCAGCAATAATGTAGCAGCCAATTTTTTGGGCAAAGGTGACAAAGGTTTCCAGCAAGGCCTGCTTTACCCGGTTGCTATGGATATTCCGCACCAGGGAGGAATCAATTTTAATGTATTCGGGCTTTACCTCGGCGATGGCCTGCAGGCTGGAAAACCCGGCGCCGGCATCGTCCACGGCAATGCGGTAGCCCTGGTTCCGGTAATGGGACAGGGTTTTGTTAAACTGGCTAAAGTCATGGATGCCCTGCCGCTCGGTAATTTCAAAAACAATATTGGTGGCACTCAGGAAACGGTCCTTTAAAAATTTCCTGGTTTCCCCCTTGGCGAATTGCGTGTCATTGACGGTCTGAGGGTGGATGTTGAGAAAAAGCCGCTGCTCCTTTTCCATCTTGCCGAAGTTTATTATAGACAACTCCCGGCAAATTTTTTCCAGTGGAAATAATAATCCCACTTCTTCAGCAAAGTTAAAGATAACCATTGGAGTTTCAAAATAGCTGCCCCGGGGTCCCCGGGTCAAGGCTTCCCAGCCTAATATCTCACCGGTTTGCAAAGAAGCAATAGGCTGGTACACAATGAGAAAATCCCTCTTTTCTAAAAGCCCTTCAAACTCCTCTCTCAAATGCAGTGTTTGTTGATTCAGGGCGCCTTTCGCCACCTTTTGGGCATCCCGCAAAGCCGTATACAGGGCGTATTCGGCTTTCTTGGCGCGGCTCTTGGCTATGGTGGCATAGCCCACATGAAGTTTCACGGTGCTGCCGGTAAGTTTAAAAAGCTCGGCTTTTAAGCTTTCCTCCAAGGCCAGACGCAGGGCGGTGGACATTTTGGTCAAATGCTCGGGGGAAGTGGTTTTATAACGGCACAGGACCAGAAAATCATCCCCCCATAGGTTTTCCACCACCAAATCTCCCAAACAATCCATGAATTGAGAGGCCCGCTGGCGCAGGGCGGCACGGAGGACATGCA is drawn from Desulforamulus ruminis DSM 2154 and contains these coding sequences:
- the glp gene encoding gephyrin-like molybdotransferase Glp, which encodes MELFNVLTVQQARQTLSKHVIRREEETVPLLEGLNRVLSRDIVSLEEVPGFDRSTMDGYAVRARDIFGAAESLPAYVNIAGEVIMGREAAGFLEPGQAWAIPTGGMLPAGADAVVMVEYTEELDEKTIGITRPVAPGENVVRRGEDVMAGLTILTAGHRLRPQDLGLLAAVGVTRVPVLMPLKVGILSTGDELTEPNQPVPPGKVRDINSYALYGQVLEAGGMPRLYGIVEDDFDTLRNTMVQALAENDMILISGGSSVGTRDVTARVIDTLGKPGVLFHGMAIKPGKPSIGAMVDGKAVFGLPGHPVSAMVVFNLLARPFIESLDISGDLRKFPLRAVMTRNVHSATGRDDFLRVVLRRGEDGTLLAEPVLGKSGLISTMVKADGVAHLPLNKEGVEAGEWVDVWLF
- a CDS encoding molybdopterin biosynthesis protein, with protein sequence MRNKRDVYLDNRPWEEALEGWLHHLQTKGALSPGPPEILATEQALGRVTAEPIFAVNSSPHYHASAMDGIAVDSSLTFGASDAMPKQIRLGEKAQVVDTGDPIPAGCDAVIMIEDVHFVEDEAFEITSAAAPWQHVRAIGEDVVATEMILPANHTLRPVDIGGILAGGVGTVAVHPRPRVALLPTGTELVQPGSQLKPGDIVEYNTRVLGAMVQTWGGEPLRRSITMDQWDQLKATITSALEEVDVVVVNAGSSAGREDFTAALIRELGTVLTHGVAIKPGKPVILGEIKGKPVIGIPGYPVSAALTMELFVKPVIYKKLGSVPPATPTADAIISRKMPSPMGVEEFIRVKLGQVGDKFVATPISRGAGIIMSMVRADGMLRVPRPSEGFRAGETVKIELMRSLEEVSQTTVVIGSHDMALDILANHLRRSFPEASLSSANVGSLGGLNAIKRGECHCAGTHLLDEETGDYNISYIQKLLGDRPVVLVNLVYRQQGLMVAKGNPLGIGGLEDLVREGVRFINRQRGAGTRILLDFRLKQLGINPDSIYGYNREEYTHMAVAAAVASGAADAGLGILAAANALELDFVPVVEERYDLCIPGEYWDTPYITRLLEVIDTPEFRQQVEKLGGYDLRDCGGVMYRQGI
- a CDS encoding winged helix-turn-helix domain-containing protein, coding for MKKEPGEFLNKPPLELFEPGCKVWLERGGTNFGDGLYYLLTYVQEYGSISRSAREMGMSYRAAWGKIKRAEKNWGIQLVATQVGGDTGGGASLTEVGQKLVVSFGNFRTEMERAVKRIFKESFH
- the fdhD gene encoding formate dehydrogenase accessory sulfurtransferase FdhD, yielding MTWQINRTSINIVKIKGDKILHTEDPIVREVPVTLFLNGREFVTMVCSPEGLEELAVGFLCSEGLLQSPEDLNNIQIDYENGTVHIEALEGESEKKFLKRNITSCCGRGRPVFYFVNDAKSMNKITTPLLVTPGQVWNLSDRLEEMSVLFQQTGGVHNAALCAPTEVILFYEDVGRHNAVDKIFGRAFLNGISLEDKILVFSGRVSSEIVIKVGKMGLPVIISRSAPTDLGIEMAEKLGITIVGFAKGERMNVYTYPERILG
- a CDS encoding MogA/MoaB family molybdenum cofactor biosynthesis protein, encoding MYKIGIVTMSDKGARGEREDTSGAAIKELVAGLGRVEQYRVVPDDPEVIKNTLIEFADQHALDLILTTGGTGLGPRDNTPEATLAVIHRQVPGLAEAIRAESLKKTPKAMLSRAISGIRGKTLIINLPGSVKGVRECLEVVLPVLPHGLEILTGRGGECGSG
- the groES gene encoding co-chaperone GroES, translated to MIKPLGDRVVVKALPQEEKTKSGIVLPDTAKEKPQQGEVIAVGPGRLLENGQRATIDLKAGDKVFFSKYAGNEVKIEEEEFLILREMDILAIVE
- the groL gene encoding chaperonin GroEL (60 kDa chaperone family; promotes refolding of misfolded polypeptides especially under stressful conditions; forms two stacked rings of heptamers to form a barrel-shaped 14mer; ends can be capped by GroES; misfolded proteins enter the barrel where they are refolded when GroES binds): MAKEIIFREDARKSLERGVNALAEAVKVTLGPKGRNVVLDKKFGAPTITNDGVTIAREVELADKFENMGAQLVKEVATKTNDVAGDGTTTATVLAQAIVREGLKNVAAGANPMIIKRGIEVAVEKAVEEIKAMAKPIESKEAISQVATVSANDDSIGSLIAEAMEKVGKDGVITVEESQGIGTNLEVVEGMNFDRGYISPYMTTDTDKMEASLSDPYILITDKKVASIQEILPILEKVIQTGNKPVLLICEDLEGEALATLVLNKLRGTLNVVAVKAPGFGDRRKAMLEDIATLTGATVITEDIGLKLDKATLDMLGTARQIRVKKEETIIVGGGGDLSNIEGRVAQIKKQIEETTSDFDREKLQERLAKLAGGVAVIQVGAATEVEMKEKKLRIDDALNATRAAVEEGIVPGGGTAYIDIIGSLDSIVLEGDAKTGVDIVKRALEEPLRQIANNAGHEGSVVVEKVRATAKGVGFNAMSEDYVDMIAAGIVDPAKVTRSALQNAASIAAMILTTETLISDKPEENAANPMAGMGGMGGMGGMM
- the cysK gene encoding cysteine synthase A, producing the protein MTIYNNILETIGGTPLVRVNRLAAGTAAEVLAKVEFFNPGGSVKDRIGYAMIMDALERGVIDKDSVLVEPTSGNTGVGLALTCAALGLRLILTMPETMSQERRSLLQAYGAELILTPGREGMNGAIARAEELVKSTPGALMLQQFANPANPRAHVRNTAVEIWEHTGGKVDIFVAGVGTGGTITGVSTYIKERKPSFQAIAVEPAESPVLSGGQPGSHPIQGIGAGFVPKVLNLAMIDEIFQVNGEKAMETARRVAREEGMLVGISGGAAMYAALEVARRPENAGKTVVVLLPDTGERYLSTPLFKAEPAQ
- a CDS encoding GGDEF domain-containing protein, which codes for MKLVNLLGSIRASLMMMGSNSLLVHLLKGSNLMEKLQKMMVQGPSVLLLYVDVVNFQQVAQLHGDALANRVLHVLRAALRQRASQFMDCLGDLVVENLWGDDFLVLCRYKTTSPEHLTKMSTALRLALEESLKAELFKLTGSTVKLHVGYATIAKSRAKKAEYALYTALRDAQKVAKGALNQQTLHLREEFEGLLEKRDFLIVYQPIASLQTGEILGWEALTRGPRGSYFETPMVIFNFAEEVGLLFPLEKICRELSIINFGKMEKEQRLFLNIHPQTVNDTQFAKGETRKFLKDRFLSATNIVFEITERQGIHDFSQFNKTLSHYRNQGYRIAVDDAGAGFSSLQAIAEVKPEYIKIDSSLVRNIHSNRVKQALLETFVTFAQKIGCYIIAEGIETDQELTTLRTLGVHYGQGYYLARPSFPKPEVRAEALAKILSLASRNPTGVWQKAFPIGDISEPAVQVNAHTPVRQLKKILDANQLISGVVITQGERPVGLIMRHHLDRYLGTQYGVALYFERPVSTIMDPDPLVVDISVPIEHASQQSMSRDKLKLYDDIVITRDTSLYGVVSVQTLLDTMTKIRMEVAKGANPLTGLPGNLTIEGELNNRLTENSPFVCIYMDLDHFKSYNDRYGFENGDRLLLLAARLLTSVVRKFGSATDFIGHIGGDDFVILTHKDKADNLCQQYIRYFDRLVKSLYSAEDRVIGGFYGRDRQGQETWFPFVSVSLAIVECASHCSAEGLAETAAQLKKYAKSKIGSVYVRDRRCTAPPYPPSY